In Salinigranum marinum, one DNA window encodes the following:
- a CDS encoding MOSC domain-containing protein gives MGRVEAVFTAPADGEPMDAHESVDAVEGGLRGDRYLFGSGHYSPYDVCEVTFVAGEAIGEIRERYDIDLSDGRHRRNVVTRGVDLRSLLETTFRVGEATFRGTRPRPPCAHVERVAGEDGVARALKEGRGGICADVLEPGAVRVGDEITVVEASPRAVGQEIAERLRGDASE, from the coding sequence ATGGGACGGGTCGAAGCTGTATTCACCGCGCCCGCGGATGGCGAGCCGATGGACGCACACGAGTCGGTCGACGCCGTCGAGGGCGGCCTGCGCGGCGACCGCTACCTCTTCGGGAGTGGCCACTACTCGCCGTACGACGTCTGCGAGGTGACGTTCGTCGCGGGCGAGGCGATCGGCGAGATCCGCGAGCGGTACGACATCGATCTCTCCGACGGCCGGCACCGACGCAACGTCGTCACGCGCGGCGTCGACCTCCGGTCGCTCCTGGAGACGACGTTCCGGGTCGGCGAGGCGACGTTCAGGGGCACACGCCCGCGGCCACCGTGCGCACACGTCGAACGCGTCGCCGGTGAGGACGGCGTCGCCCGCGCGCTGAAAGAGGGGCGAGGCGGGATCTGCGCCGACGTCCTCGAGCCGGGAGCGGTCCGCGTCGGCGACGAGATCACGGTCGTCGAGGCGTCGCCGCGAGCGGTCGGACAGGAGATCGCGGAGCGACTCCGCGGCGACGCGAGCGAGTGA